In a single window of the Cryomorphaceae bacterium 1068 genome:
- a CDS encoding OmpA family protein yields MIQLLSKYLRIGLPLLLILIVSVGMAQTRKGEKLVDEGRYEDAIKPLRRAFEGKMEDRKAGYLLIESYYKLQRYQDALDVAELMDIERSVNEKEMILYADVLIANNDFSRAYVNLSRMLSEGGAMVQGYKWLNKAGNLLEWDSLATESSVTDIQGLNTIYNEYAPYVTDDGLIYIADHLTVQVLYPSAFTNQSLHLFFTSPKGENGKFGKSKMLLKGREYYYHDGPIEKRPNEEIYAVTLREIEGLLYELKMNIFFTKLTGDEEDLIPFKYNGNYNTGHPTFSDDGNRMYFASDRPGGYGQLDLWYTDWVGGQWTLPKNAGPGINSPGNDLYPKICNDRLFFSSDRRDQGYGGLDLYYVSLLTADDVPYNLRAPINSAYDDFGVDFVDEKTGYFSSNRITGFGGDDIYEMYFQPASAVLDTLTFALEDISGAKKSLRIFDSSGNEMVGINNDDMTMTVSGLLTRELYTVKADSVFSSSLKLVAYNSDGKIVHEFNSNTAEFNIEFLEQDEYDMNKEDNTDESELYDLFGTVVSNESQDFSNVSVVLEDKTGNALGEVKTDSTGKFLFKGLTWDQPYNLTTKDAPEDVEIDILGQTGAPITTLQKKQANDSFAYTRTRPEADWMMSTEMVLSSVFGIVPTSKLNTDYSPELRAQGDSLIRICEVDDDGNIKMGSLTTGHAYELVFKDSNFEWNDMFLIVNDSGDTTQSIRPNGTFSFAFELNSHSIQPAIDKSVPAEAGKKLDNLTLALEDMSGAKKPIRIFDKSGNEMVGINGGDKSMKISGVVTREIYTIETDSVFETTLKLVAYDQNGNVFQEFTSDTSSFMIVFLEPDEYDLKKENNLDESDMFDLLGSVVSDETEDFANVSVLLQDSEGTSIDEVPTDSTGQFLLKGLAWDSPYNLTAKGATGDVEIDVIGQTGVPITTMEEGKGRNSFAYTRARPEADWMISTHKEIPAVFGIVPTADLALNDRAELRALGDSLIRICVPDEDGFMEMGSLSTGNAYELVFKESHFNFSDKLVIIDGSGDTTQTVRPDGTSAFVFELMPPSMKPEIEEVELAENSINEKADETLVNLLGMSDELKANDEILLFGARNNFLTKSYAIEDGLFSFSQVPMDSIYFVKAEVTKSLKLTSTYHGFEKSGTLESQGLWKFDFTEVEEVERIVSLPNIYYSFDSYTLSPESTESLDNLYGFLRQNPNQKIKVLSHTDSRGPKAYNEQLSNLRAREVVRYLIRRGIDADRLTYEGRGESQPINECKDGVYCTNEKHAENRRTEFVLIK; encoded by the coding sequence ATGATACAGTTGTTATCTAAATACCTCAGGATAGGATTACCGCTTCTTTTGATTTTGATTGTTTCCGTTGGAATGGCGCAAACAAGAAAAGGAGAAAAACTAGTAGATGAAGGAAGATATGAAGATGCCATTAAACCTCTTAGAAGAGCTTTTGAAGGGAAGATGGAAGACAGAAAAGCAGGATATCTTTTGATAGAGTCGTATTATAAGTTGCAGCGATATCAAGACGCCTTGGACGTTGCAGAATTGATGGATATTGAGAGATCTGTCAATGAAAAAGAGATGATTCTCTATGCAGATGTTCTGATTGCTAACAATGACTTTTCTCGTGCATATGTGAACCTATCCAGAATGCTAAGTGAAGGAGGGGCCATGGTTCAAGGATACAAATGGCTGAATAAAGCAGGGAATCTATTGGAATGGGATTCTTTAGCGACAGAGAGTTCCGTTACTGATATTCAGGGTTTGAATACCATTTATAACGAATATGCCCCTTATGTTACTGACGATGGGTTGATATATATAGCTGACCACCTAACGGTGCAAGTGCTTTACCCTTCGGCATTTACCAACCAGAGTTTGCATCTTTTTTTCACGAGTCCGAAAGGAGAGAACGGCAAGTTTGGGAAGTCCAAAATGCTTTTAAAAGGAAGAGAATACTACTACCACGATGGCCCGATTGAAAAACGACCCAATGAAGAAATTTATGCCGTTACACTGCGAGAAATAGAAGGGCTACTCTACGAATTGAAAATGAATATTTTCTTTACGAAGTTAACCGGAGATGAGGAGGACCTTATACCCTTCAAGTACAACGGCAATTACAACACCGGACATCCTACTTTTTCTGATGACGGAAACAGAATGTACTTTGCCAGTGATCGACCCGGAGGTTATGGACAGCTGGATTTATGGTATACCGATTGGGTTGGAGGTCAATGGACCTTACCCAAAAACGCCGGGCCTGGTATTAACTCGCCTGGCAACGATTTATATCCCAAAATCTGTAATGATCGATTATTCTTCTCATCAGACCGAAGAGATCAAGGATACGGCGGACTCGATTTGTACTATGTGAGTTTGCTTACAGCCGATGATGTTCCTTATAATTTGAGGGCCCCGATAAATTCTGCTTATGATGATTTTGGGGTAGATTTTGTAGACGAAAAAACAGGCTATTTTTCGTCCAATAGAATAACAGGCTTTGGAGGGGATGACATTTACGAAATGTATTTTCAGCCTGCATCCGCGGTCTTGGATACTCTCACTTTTGCTTTGGAAGACATAAGTGGAGCTAAGAAGTCGCTTCGCATTTTTGACAGTTCTGGAAACGAAATGGTTGGGATCAACAATGATGATATGACCATGACGGTATCGGGTTTGCTAACCAGGGAGCTGTATACTGTTAAGGCAGACTCTGTTTTTTCTTCATCGCTGAAATTGGTGGCCTATAACAGCGATGGCAAGATAGTTCATGAATTCAACTCTAACACGGCTGAGTTCAATATCGAATTCTTGGAACAGGACGAGTACGACATGAACAAGGAAGACAATACGGATGAAAGCGAATTGTATGACCTGTTTGGAACTGTGGTCTCAAACGAATCCCAAGATTTTAGCAATGTATCAGTAGTGCTGGAGGATAAAACAGGCAATGCCTTAGGTGAAGTAAAAACCGACAGTACAGGGAAATTCTTATTCAAAGGATTGACATGGGATCAACCTTATAACCTTACGACAAAGGATGCTCCGGAAGATGTTGAAATTGATATTCTTGGTCAAACAGGAGCTCCCATTACTACACTTCAGAAAAAACAGGCCAATGACAGTTTTGCATATACGAGAACCAGACCGGAAGCGGATTGGATGATGTCAACTGAAATGGTGTTGTCGTCCGTATTTGGAATTGTACCTACATCAAAACTCAATACAGACTATAGCCCCGAGCTGAGGGCACAAGGAGATTCTTTGATTAGGATATGTGAGGTGGACGATGATGGTAATATTAAAATGGGAAGCCTTACAACGGGCCATGCCTATGAGTTGGTTTTCAAAGACAGTAATTTTGAATGGAACGATATGTTTCTAATCGTAAATGATTCAGGAGATACTACCCAATCCATTAGACCCAACGGAACCTTTTCATTTGCTTTTGAACTCAATTCTCATTCAATCCAACCAGCTATTGATAAGTCCGTACCTGCAGAAGCCGGTAAGAAATTGGATAATCTGACCCTCGCATTGGAAGATATGAGTGGAGCTAAAAAACCGATTCGAATTTTTGATAAGTCAGGAAATGAGATGGTTGGGATAAATGGCGGTGATAAGTCAATGAAAATTTCAGGAGTGGTTACGCGAGAGATTTATACAATCGAAACAGATTCAGTATTTGAGACTACGCTTAAACTAGTCGCATACGACCAAAATGGAAATGTATTCCAAGAGTTTACTTCAGATACCTCTTCCTTCATGATTGTGTTTTTAGAGCCGGATGAGTATGACCTGAAGAAAGAAAACAATTTAGATGAAAGTGATATGTTCGACCTCCTCGGTTCTGTCGTATCTGATGAAACTGAAGATTTCGCAAATGTTTCAGTTCTTCTTCAAGACAGTGAAGGAACTTCTATTGATGAGGTTCCGACTGATAGTACAGGTCAGTTTTTGCTCAAAGGTTTAGCTTGGGATTCTCCATATAACTTAACTGCCAAAGGTGCCACAGGAGATGTTGAAATAGATGTAATTGGTCAGACAGGAGTACCCATTACCACTATGGAAGAAGGGAAAGGCAGAAACAGCTTTGCTTATACCCGCGCCAGACCAGAAGCAGACTGGATGATTTCAACGCATAAGGAAATTCCCGCTGTTTTTGGCATTGTGCCTACCGCTGACCTAGCTTTAAATGATAGGGCTGAACTCAGAGCTTTGGGTGACTCACTGATCAGAATCTGCGTGCCGGATGAAGATGGTTTTATGGAAATGGGTAGTCTTTCTACGGGAAATGCATATGAGTTAGTTTTCAAAGAAAGCCATTTCAATTTTAGCGATAAACTGGTAATCATAGATGGATCGGGTGACACTACTCAAACTGTGCGGCCTGATGGCACATCAGCATTTGTATTCGAGCTGATGCCACCTTCGATGAAGCCGGAAATAGAGGAAGTCGAGCTCGCTGAAAACAGTATCAATGAGAAAGCAGATGAAACTCTGGTGAATCTATTGGGAATGTCTGATGAGCTAAAAGCCAATGACGAAATTTTACTTTTCGGGGCTAGAAACAACTTCTTAACGAAATCTTATGCGATAGAAGATGGACTGTTTAGCTTTAGTCAGGTTCCGATGGATTCGATATACTTTGTTAAAGCAGAAGTTACGAAATCCTTGAAGTTGACATCAACCTATCATGGATTTGAGAAGTCCGGAACGCTAGAATCTCAAGGCCTTTGGAAATTTGATTTTACAGAAGTAGAAGAGGTCGAAAGAATTGTTTCGCTTCCAAACATCTATTACTCTTTCGATAGTTATACTTTGAGTCCTGAGTCAACGGAATCTCTGGATAACCTGTATGGCTTCTTACGCCAAAACCCCAATCAGAAAATCAAAGTTCTCTCACATACTGACAGCAGGGGTCCGAAAGCTTATAATGAGCAACTCTCTAACTTGAGAGCAAGAGAAGTAGTGAGATACTTAATCAGAAGAGGGATAGACGCTGACAGACTTACCTATGAAGGCCGTGGAGAAAGCCAGCCGATCAATGAATGCAAAGACGGTGTTTATTGCACTAATGAGAAGCATGCTGAGAACAGGCGCACGGAATTTGTATTAATCAAGTAG